A stretch of DNA from Streptomyces xanthii:
GGCGGCGCACCACCTCGGCGTTCAGGTCGAAGGTCGCGATCTCCGCCTTGCTGTCCGCGTCGTCCTTGGCCTTGACGGCGAGCGCGGCGATCGGGGCGCCGAGCGCGACGACGGCGTCGATCGACGGGTCGGCCTGGAGTTTGGCCTCGATGGAGGACTGGGAGCTGGGTGCGTTCGTGCCGTCCACGTTCAGGTTCTCGACCTTGCCGTCGAAGGTCTTCTTGACGCCGGCGCAGCGCTGCTCCAGCGAGACGTTGCCCTGCTCGTGGATGACGCAGAGGACCTTCTTGCGGCCCTCCTTGCCGAGCTGGGTGCCGACGGCCTCGCCGGCGACGCTCTCGTCCTGGCCGATGTGGCTGAGCGCGCCGAACTTCGCGGAGAACTCGGAGCCCGAGTTGATCGACACGACCGGGATGCCCGCCTGCTCCGCCTTCTTGAGGACGGCCTCCATGGCCTCGGGCTTGGCGAGCGTGACGACGATCCCGTCGACCTTCTTGTCGATCGCGGCCTGGACCAGCTCGGCCTGCCCCTTGGCCTCCTTGTCGTTGGAGTAGAGGAAGTCGACGTTGTCCTTCGCGGCGGCCTGCTTCGCGCCCTTCTGCACGATGTCCCAGAAGGTGTCGCCCTCGCCGGAGTGCGTGATCATCGCGATCTTGAGGCGCGGGGTGTCGACGGCCCTGCCGCCCTGTGCGCCCTCGCTCTTGTCCTCGGAGTCCTTGCCGCCCGAGCCGCTGCATCCGGCGGCGAGCGCGATCACCGCGACGAGGGCCGCGGCCGTACGGGCCGTACGCGTCGTGAGCATGGTCGAGCCACCTCTCCTCCGCCGCCCCGTGCGGCTGGAGGATTTTGTAGCGGGGGCCGCGCGGCGCGGTCAATGGAATTGTCAGAACATTCGGACCCCGCGGGCTCGGGCCCGGGGGCCTCAGGGCCGGACGAGGAGCTGGAACTCGAAGGAGTAGCGGGAGGCGCGGTACACGTGGGCGCCGAACTCGACGGCGCGGCCGGTGGCGTCGAAGGTGGTGCGCCGCATGGTGAGCAGCGGCGCGCCCTCCGCCTCGCCGAGGTGTCCGGCCTCGGCGGGGGTGGCGGCGCGCGCCCCGACGGACTGGCGGGCGCTGTGCAGGGTGAGGCCGGCGGAGCGCATCAGCCGGTACAGGCCGGTGGCCTCCAGGCGGGAGTCCTCCAGGGAGAGGAGTCCGGTGGGCAGGTGGTTGCACAGGTACGCGACGGGCTCGCCGTGGGCCAGGCGCAGCCGCTCCACGCGGTGCACCGGCTCGCCCTCGGCCAGTCCGAGTTCGGCGGCGACCTCGGCGGTGGCGGGTACGAGGATGTTGGTGTGGACGCGGGTCTCGGGGCGCTGGCCGGCGGCGGCGAGGTCGTCGTAGAGGCTGCTGAGTTCGAGGGGGCGGCGGACCTGGCTGTGCACGACCTGGGTGCCGACGCCGCGGCGGCGCACGAGAAGGCCCTTGTCGACGAGGGCCTGAATGGCCTGGCGGACGGTGGGCCGGGACAGGCCGAGCCGGCCCGCGAGGTCGATCTCGTTGCCGAGCAGGCTGCCCGGGCTGAGCGCGCCGCGCTCGATCGCCGCCTCCAGCTGCTGGGACAGCTGGAAGTAGAGCGGCACCGGGCTGCTGCGGTCGACGCCGAGCTCCAGGGTGCCGGTCGGATCGGCTACGGGTTTGGCCACGCGGGCGAGGTTAGCGGCGGGAACGGTTGACGGGAAGTCCGGTTGTCCGGACAAAACGGCCGGGAGGCGGCGGGGCCGGGCGGACGGGTGTTTGTCAGGACAAAGGATTGACAGGTTCCCGGCGGGGCGGCACGTTGAGTCCCATGCGCATCGGACTGATCGGAACGGGCCGCATCGGCACCTTTCACGCGGGGGTTCTGGAGCGTGAGGTGGGTTCGCTCGTCGTCACCGACGCCGAGCCCGGGCGGGCTCAGGCGCTCGCCGAGCGGATCGGCGCGACGGCCGCGCCGAGCGTCGACGAGATCTTCAAGTGGGGCGTGGACGCGCTGGTGATCACCGCCGCGACGGCCGCGCACGCGGAGCTGATCGGGCGGGCGGCGCGGGCCGGTCTCCCCGTCTTCTGCGAGAAGCCCATCGCCCTCGACCTGCCGGGGACGCTGGCCGCGCTGCGGGAGGTCGAGGCGGCGGGCACCGTGCTGCAGCTCGGGTTCCAGCGGCGCTTCGACGCCGGGTACACGGCGGCGCGGGCCGCCGTGCGCGAGGGAAAGCTCGGCCGGGTGCACACCGTGCGCGCGATGACCTCGGACCCGGCGCCGCCGCCGGCCGCGTACCTGCCGCTGTCGGGCGGGCTGTACCGGGACTGCCTGGTGCACGACTTCGACGCGCTGCGCTGGGTGACCGGGCGGGAGATCGTCGAGGTGTACGCGACGGGGTCCGACGCGGGGCCGCCCATGTTCCGCGAGGCCGGGGACGTGGACACGGCGGCGGTCGTCCTGACCCTGGACGACGGGACGCTGGCGACGGCCACGGCGACGCGGTGCAACGGCGCGGGGTACGACGTGCGCATGGAGCTGTCGGGCGAGCGGGACACGGTCGTCGTCGGCCTCGACGACCGCACGCCGATCGCCTCCACGGAGCCGGAGGGGCCGCGGGCCGCGCCCAAGCCGTGGCCCGGGTTCCTGGAGCGGTTCGCCCCGGCGTACGAGGCCGAGCTCAAGGCGTTCGTGTCCGTGGCCCAGGGCGAGCGGGACAATCCCTGCGACGGGTGGGAGGCGCTGGCCGCTCTGCGGGTCGCCGAGGCCTGCGAGCTGTCCCGCGCGGAGCGCAGGGTTGTCCGCCTGTCCGAGATCCCCGGCACCTGATCGCCGCTCCCGCCCGGGTGGGGTGCCGGGTCGTCGCACGGCTGCGGGCCGGCGTGTGCGGGCTCGTACGCGGCTGCGGGCCGGTAGGTGCGGGCTCGTGCGCGGTCGCGGGCCGGTAGGTGCGGGCTCGTGCGCGGTCGCGGGCCGGTGGGGCTTCTCGCGCAGTTCCCCGCGCCCCTGAAATGCGAGCCCTTCGGGCGCATTTCCCCGATCAAGGTGCGGGGTGCCTGTCATCGGGGGAAGGCGCGGCGAAGCCGCTGCCTTCCAGGGGCGCGGGGAACTGCGCGATCAGCCCCCACCCACCCGCACCCGGCGACGACCCGGCACCCGCCGAGCTGGAAGCCGAAGCCGCCCCCTACCAGCGGACGCGCAGCTCGCGCACCCCCCGCATCAGCATGCCCGGCAGCCACTGACCAGGAACCTCGTCCAGGCGGAGCCCCGGGCACCGCTCGAGCAGCCCCCGAAGCACGACCCGCCCCTCCAGCCGAGCCAGCGGAGCGCCCAGGCAGTAGTGGATCCCGTGCCCGAACGCGAGATGCCCGCGCGCGTCCCGCCGGATGTCGAAGTCGTCCGGCGCGGGGAACCGCTCCGGGTCCCGCCCACCCGTCCCGACCCCGATGAGCACCGGCTGCCCCTCCGGGATCACCGTCCCGCCGATCTCGACGGGCGCCGCGGAGAAGCGGTACGTGGAGGTCTCGACCGGCCCGTCGTAGCGCAGCATCTCCTCCACCGCCCCGTCGAGCAGCGACATGTCGGCCCGCAGCGCGGCGAGCTGCTCGGGGTGGTCGAGCAGCGCCCGTACGCCGTTCCCGATCAGGTTCACCGTCGTCTCGTGGCCCGCGATCAGCAGCAGGAAGGCCATGCCGCGCAGCTCGGTGGGCGACAGCCGGTCGCCGTCCTCCGCGGTGGTGCGGATGAGGGCGCCGAGCAGGTCGTCGGCGGGGGCGGAGCACCGTTTGTCCTCGATCAACGCGTCGAAGAACTCGATGAGTTCGAGCATCAGGCTGCCGTCGGGCGCCGCGGTCGGCGCCACGACCTCGGTCGACATGCGCCGGAACCGGTCGCGGTCGATGTCGGGCACGCCGAGCAGCTCGCAGATGACGGCGAACGGGAGCGGGAAGGCGAGCGCCTCGATGAGGTCGGCGGAGCCGAGCGGCACCATCGCGTCGAGCAGCTCGTCGGTGATCTTCTGGATGCGCGGGGCGAGCGCCTCCACCCGGCGCGGGGTGAACTCGCGGGTCACGAGGGCTCGCAGCCGGCCGTGCTCGGGCGGGTCGGCGACCAGAAGGTGGCGGCCGATCGGGTCCATCTCCCGTACGCCGGGCGTGGTCTTGACGAGGCTCGGGTGGGTGAACGCGGCGCGGGAGGCCTCGTGCCCGACGACGAGCCACAGGTCCTGACGGGGCTCGGGGCCCGGAACGCGTACGTGGTGGACGGGTCCGAGCTTCCGCAGCCGCTCGTAGGTGGGGTACGGGTCGGCCCAGAACGCCTCGGCTCCGCCCGCGTACTCCTCCAGGTCCACCGGTCCTCGTGCTGAGCCCATGTGCCGTGGCCTCCCTCTCCCCGCCTGTCCGGTCGTCCCTGGTCCAACTCCCCCGGCGCGCCGAGGGTTCCCGAACGGCTGCGCGGAGGTGGTGAATTGAGCGCGGTCAGGGCGCGTCGAGCAGGTCCGCGTCGTGGACGAGCAGGGCGATCTGCACCCGGTTGTTGAGGTCCAGCTTCGTCATGACGCGGGAGACGTGGGTCTTGACGGTGGCGACGCTCATGTAGAGGGTCGCGGCGATCTCCGCGTTGGACTTGCCGCGGCCCACTTCGAGGGCGACGTCGCGCTCGCGCTCGGCGAGCAGGGCCACGCGCGCGCGGGCGCGCGCGGAGCGGTTCTCGCGCTCGGTCGCGGCGGCGTGGGTCATCAACTGCCGTGTGACGGCCGGGGAGAGGACGGGGTCGCCGGCCGCGACGCTGCGCACCGCGCCGAGGATCTCGGCCGGTGTGGCGTCCTTGAGGACGAATCCGGCCGCGCCCGCGCGCAGGGCCCGCAGGACCTGTTCGTCGGCGTGGAAGGTGGTGAGGACGACGACCTCGGGGGCGTCGGGCGCCGCGCGCAGCCGTTCCGTGGCGGTGAGCCCGTCCATGACCGGCATCCGGATGTCCATGAGGACGACGTCGGGCCGCGCCGTGGCGGCGAGTTCGACGGCCTGTGCCCCGTCGGAGGCCTCTCCGACGATCTCGACGTCGTCGGCACCGCCCAGCATGAGTCTGAGGCCGGAGCGGACGAGGGCGTCGTCGTCGACGAGCAGCAGTCGGGTCGGGTTCATGTCCCCACCGTAGTCATGTGGTCGTCACCGGGGTCATCAAGATCAGGGGCAGGGACGGCGTGCGGCGCCCCGTCGCCGTGGCCGGGTGTCATCAGGGCCACGGGAGCCAGGCCTTCACCGCGAAGCCTCCGTCGGGGGCCGGGCCGTGGTCGAGGCGGCCGCCCGCGAGCGTGGCGCGTTCGGTGAGTCCGATCAGGCCCTGTCCGGAGCCGGGGACGTGCGGGACCGGGCCGGGTGGCGGCGGGTTGGTGACGGTGACGGTGAGCCCGTCGCCGGGGGCGCCGTCGACGGTGACGGTGACCTCGGCGCCGGGGGCGTGCTTGCGGGCGTTGGTCAGGCCCTCCTGGGCGATGCGGTAGGCGGTGCGTCCGACGGAGGCGGGGGCGGCCGCCGGTTCGCGGACCCGGTTGTCGAGGCCGACCTTCATCCCGGCCTCGCGGGACTCGGCGACGAGCCCGTCGAGCGCGGCGAGGGTGGGCTGGGGGCGTCCCGGTTCGTCGCCCTGGTCGCCGGCCCGCAGCACGCCGATGATCTCGCGCAGGTCCTGCAGCGCCTCGTGCGCGCTCTCCCGGATGACTCCGGCGGCGCGGGCGATCTCCGCGCGGGGAGCGTCGGGCCGGAACTCGAGGGCGCCCGCGTGCACGCTGAGCAGGGTGAGCCGGTGGGCGAGGACGTCGTGCATCTCGCGGGCGATGGCCTCCCGGGCCAGGCGCTGGGCCTGTTCGGCGCGGAGCCCGGCCTCGGTCTCGGCACGCCGGGCCCGCTCGCGCAGCGACAGCAGGAGCTGGCGCCGGGACCGGACGAACATGCCCCAGCCGACCACCGTGATCAGCAGGACGACGGTGAACGCGACGGACACCCCGTACGAGGTCCCGGCCTCGGGCCGCCACCAGTAGAAGAGCGGCATGAGGGCCGCCGAGACGCCCGCGACCCAGGCGGCGTCGCGGAACGGGCGGTGCACGGCCACCGTGAAGACCGAGATCAGGACGGCGCCGCCCGCGGTGTTGGAGAGGAACCCGGCCGGGATCATCGCGACCGCGTAGCCGAGCGGCCAGCGCCGCCGCAGCCACACACCGGCGCAGGCGAGGGCGCCGACGGCCTGGTCGAGGAGGGCGACGGCGCGCGGCAGGTCCGGGTCGTCCTAGACCTCCTGGGAGAAGGTCAGCCCGAGGAAGACGGCGATGAGGAAGCAGCCGAAGTCGACGGTCCAGTCACGGGCGGTGCGCCGGCGGCGGCCCGGCCTCCCCTCGGGGTCGAGGTCGAGCTCGTCGGCGGCCGGGGGCAGCCGGCGCCAGGGCGGCCGCGGGCGGTCCGCGGTCGTCGGGGCGGCGCTCTGCCGGGGTGTCTCCATGGTCGACAAATCTACGCACGGCAGACGGCCGGGGCCGTCTCCTGCGCCCGGCGCGCGACCGAAGTCGCACGGAGAACGACTTCGGTCGCGCGCGCACCGCCGGGGAGGCGACCTTTGGGGCGTGCGCCTCGCCCCGCGGCCGATGCGGGTGGGGGGTCCGCGGGGCGAGGGTCCTGGGTATGGACGACACGGAGAAGAAGCGGGTGCGGCACGCCCTGGAGGCCGTCGGCGGAATCATGATGATGCAGGGCGTCGTGGGCCTGATCCACGCGTTCACCGGTCGGCTGACCTGGGGCCTGATCCGGCATCTCGGCTTTCTCGACGGCCGCGAGGTGTACGGCAGCATCACGCTGATCGTGCTGGCGGTCGCCGTGCTCGCGGCCGCCGAGAGCCGGCTCGGTCCGCGCCCGGACCCCGAGGACCCGGACCGCGAGGACCCGGACCCTGAGGGCCCGGGTCCGAAGGGCTCGGGTCCGAAGGGCTCGGATCAGCAGGCGTAGTCGACCAGGTCGAACGTCGCGTAGTGGTCGGCGGTGTAGTAGTCCTCCTGGCTGCGCTCGCCGGTCACGATGCGGCGGGCGCCGCGGGTGTCGGAGCCCGGGGTGATGACCGTGTACTCGTGGTAGTAGCCGGTGGTCTGCTGGGGCAGGACGCCCTCGCGGTTCTGGAAGACGGTGCCGTCCTGCTCGTACGGGTACGGGCCGCCCTGCTCGATGAGGTCCAGGGTGTCGTGCGCCTGCGAGGGCAGGGCCGAGTAGCAGATGTCGCCGACGGCGGCGGTGGACAGGACGGACGCGGAGACCGGGGCCGGGGCGGCCTCGGCGGCGACGGTGGCGGGGCCGCCGAGGAAGAGGGCGGCTGCGATCGCGGCGACGCTGATGAAGCGTGGGGGAATCTTCATGCCTTCAGTGTGACGCGCGTAGAGGAGCCGTCAACACCAACTGCGCCTTGTTTTCCAGGAGTTAACCCGTCGCGCTGACGCCCCGTGAGGCCGCGCCGCCTCGGCGTCCGATTGCCGCCAGCTTCCGTAGCCGCGGCCGACTGGAATGGCGGGACAGGAAGGCGACGAGCCGACGACAAGCCCTGGAGGCGGACATGAACGGCAAGGTGGCTCTGGTGACCGGCGGCGGCCGCGGGATCGGCGCGGCGACGGCGCTGCGGCTGGCCCGCGACGGTTTCGACGTGGCGGTCACGTACGTACGGGACAAGGACGCGGCCCAGGAGGTGGTGCGCGGGATCGAGGCGGCGGGGCGGCGCGGGGTCGCGGTGCGGGCCGACTCGGCGGACGCGGCCGAGGCGGCCGGGGCGGTGCGGACGACGGCGGACCGGCTGGGCGGGCTCGACGTACTGGTCAACAATGTGGGCGTCGGGGTGCTCGGCCCGCTCGACGGGCTCACGCTCGCGG
This window harbors:
- a CDS encoding Gfo/Idh/MocA family protein, which encodes MRIGLIGTGRIGTFHAGVLEREVGSLVVTDAEPGRAQALAERIGATAAPSVDEIFKWGVDALVITAATAAHAELIGRAARAGLPVFCEKPIALDLPGTLAALREVEAAGTVLQLGFQRRFDAGYTAARAAVREGKLGRVHTVRAMTSDPAPPPAAYLPLSGGLYRDCLVHDFDALRWVTGREIVEVYATGSDAGPPMFREAGDVDTAAVVLTLDDGTLATATATRCNGAGYDVRMELSGERDTVVVGLDDRTPIASTEPEGPRAAPKPWPGFLERFAPAYEAELKAFVSVAQGERDNPCDGWEALAALRVAEACELSRAERRVVRLSEIPGT
- a CDS encoding response regulator is translated as MNPTRLLLVDDDALVRSGLRLMLGGADDVEIVGEASDGAQAVELAATARPDVVLMDIRMPVMDGLTATERLRAAPDAPEVVVLTTFHADEQVLRALRAGAAGFVLKDATPAEILGAVRSVAAGDPVLSPAVTRQLMTHAAATERENRSARARARVALLAERERDVALEVGRGKSNAEIAATLYMSVATVKTHVSRVMTKLDLNNRVQIALLVHDADLLDAP
- a CDS encoding sugar ABC transporter substrate-binding protein, whose translation is MLTTRTARTAAALVAVIALAAGCSGSGGKDSEDKSEGAQGGRAVDTPRLKIAMITHSGEGDTFWDIVQKGAKQAAAKDNVDFLYSNDKEAKGQAELVQAAIDKKVDGIVVTLAKPEAMEAVLKKAEQAGIPVVSINSGSEFSAKFGALSHIGQDESVAGEAVGTQLGKEGRKKVLCVIHEQGNVSLEQRCAGVKKTFDGKVENLNVDGTNAPSSQSSIEAKLQADPSIDAVVALGAPIAALAVKAKDDADSKAEIATFDLNAEVVRRLKAKEVGFAVDQQPYLQGYLAVDELWLYRTNANVLGGGKPVLTGPALVTGKDVPRLEKYTARGTR
- a CDS encoding GntR family transcriptional regulator, whose product is MAKPVADPTGTLELGVDRSSPVPLYFQLSQQLEAAIERGALSPGSLLGNEIDLAGRLGLSRPTVRQAIQALVDKGLLVRRRGVGTQVVHSQVRRPLELSSLYDDLAAAGQRPETRVHTNILVPATAEVAAELGLAEGEPVHRVERLRLAHGEPVAYLCNHLPTGLLSLEDSRLEATGLYRLMRSAGLTLHSARQSVGARAATPAEAGHLGEAEGAPLLTMRRTTFDATGRAVEFGAHVYRASRYSFEFQLLVRP
- a CDS encoding cytochrome P450 family protein codes for the protein MGSARGPVDLEEYAGGAEAFWADPYPTYERLRKLGPVHHVRVPGPEPRQDLWLVVGHEASRAAFTHPSLVKTTPGVREMDPIGRHLLVADPPEHGRLRALVTREFTPRRVEALAPRIQKITDELLDAMVPLGSADLIEALAFPLPFAVICELLGVPDIDRDRFRRMSTEVVAPTAAPDGSLMLELIEFFDALIEDKRCSAPADDLLGALIRTTAEDGDRLSPTELRGMAFLLLIAGHETTVNLIGNGVRALLDHPEQLAALRADMSLLDGAVEEMLRYDGPVETSTYRFSAAPVEIGGTVIPEGQPVLIGVGTGGRDPERFPAPDDFDIRRDARGHLAFGHGIHYCLGAPLARLEGRVVLRGLLERCPGLRLDEVPGQWLPGMLMRGVRELRVRW
- a CDS encoding ribonuclease, whose translation is MKIPPRFISVAAIAAALFLGGPATVAAEAAPAPVSASVLSTAAVGDICYSALPSQAHDTLDLIEQGGPYPYEQDGTVFQNREGVLPQQTTGYYHEYTVITPGSDTRGARRIVTGERSQEDYYTADHYATFDLVDYAC